A genome region from Streptomyces antimycoticus includes the following:
- a CDS encoding thymidylate synthase, translating to MTRLTADSMAELFSGAVTLAKSGEKVSPRGMATREVRDVHLLLTRPRARLLYAPPARIVNPAFAVAETVWHLSGSDAAWIFDYNDRLRQFADDGVLLGAYGPRMRNWAGKVDQLARVVEILREDPDSRRALIQLYDPAQDAAGHKDVPCTLGFRFHLRAGRLHMATMMRGQDVWIGMPYDVFFYTVLHELVAGWLDAELGEFHLHVGSLHIYDEHVEQAELLTSLAASPHMPDLRTPWTGFASLLDQVEARDVTGHPGWDAMAETLRSYRLWKDGKREQAWRAADRIDGPLGQALTAWYGELKRRSAKRDATAGAR from the coding sequence ATGACACGCCTCACCGCCGACAGCATGGCCGAGCTGTTCTCCGGCGCCGTCACGCTGGCCAAGTCCGGCGAAAAGGTCAGCCCCCGGGGCATGGCCACCCGCGAAGTCCGTGACGTGCACCTGCTGCTCACCCGGCCGCGCGCCCGCCTGCTCTACGCACCGCCGGCCCGAATCGTGAACCCGGCCTTCGCGGTCGCCGAGACGGTTTGGCACCTGTCCGGATCCGACGCCGCGTGGATCTTCGACTACAACGACCGGCTGCGGCAGTTCGCCGACGACGGCGTCCTCCTCGGTGCGTACGGACCCAGGATGCGGAACTGGGCCGGCAAGGTGGACCAGCTGGCCCGCGTCGTGGAGATCCTCAGGGAGGACCCCGACTCCCGGCGAGCCCTGATCCAGCTCTACGACCCGGCCCAGGACGCCGCAGGGCACAAGGACGTGCCCTGCACCCTCGGGTTCCGGTTCCACCTGCGAGCCGGCCGCCTGCACATGGCGACCATGATGCGCGGCCAGGACGTGTGGATCGGCATGCCGTACGACGTGTTCTTCTACACCGTGCTGCACGAGCTGGTCGCCGGGTGGCTCGACGCGGAGCTGGGCGAGTTCCACCTGCACGTCGGCTCGCTGCACATCTACGACGAACACGTCGAGCAGGCCGAGCTACTGACCTCGCTCGCGGCGAGCCCGCACATGCCCGACCTGCGAACGCCCTGGACGGGCTTCGCCAGCCTGCTCGACCAGGTCGAGGCCCGCGACGTGACCGGCCACCCCGGCTGGGACGCGATGGCCGAGACGCTGCGCAGTTACCGGCTGTGGAAGGACGGCAAGCGCGAGCAGGCGTGGCGGGCGGCCGACAGGATCGACGGACCCCTCGGCCAGGCCCTCACCGCCTGGTACGGAGAACTGAAGCGGCGCTCGGCCAAGCGCGACGCGACGGCCGGGGCAAGGTGA